From Methanobacterium congolense, one genomic window encodes:
- a CDS encoding fumarate hydratase — MEITEMIKDAVLEASTTFRTDQIHAYRRALDLEVNENAKWVLELLLENAEIAHKEKMPLCDDTGIPHIYMEVDEDTAIPAGFFKEIKEGVARGLRELPARPMAVRGDSIEKIEQSQGLYNDPGMLVPPSFFIDTISEDLSQYGASGNELKDGVKVHVLMLGGGPEIRAHTYKVFHKRDHRKVFGDVKTWLRSEIPMMGCTPCIPTVGIGRTHFEASSLMLKAMAYGDLNQQSELENDITEFLNSSNTGALGIGGSVTALGSFINVGPQRASGVRILCTRPCCCVEPRRSSVYISSESLDGF, encoded by the coding sequence ATGGAAATAACTGAAATGATCAAAGATGCCGTTTTAGAGGCCAGCACAACCTTCCGAACGGATCAGATCCATGCCTACAGGAGGGCCCTGGATCTCGAGGTGAATGAAAATGCCAAATGGGTTCTGGAGCTTCTTCTTGAAAATGCTGAGATCGCTCATAAGGAAAAAATGCCCCTCTGCGATGACACTGGCATCCCACACATTTACATGGAAGTTGATGAGGATACCGCAATTCCAGCAGGTTTTTTCAAGGAGATCAAGGAGGGTGTGGCCCGGGGTTTGAGGGAACTTCCAGCCAGACCCATGGCAGTACGTGGAGATTCCATTGAGAAGATTGAACAAAGCCAGGGGCTTTACAATGATCCTGGAATGCTTGTCCCACCCTCATTCTTTATTGACACCATTTCAGAGGATCTTTCTCAGTATGGAGCATCAGGAAATGAGCTTAAAGATGGTGTTAAGGTTCATGTGCTCATGCTCGGTGGGGGTCCTGAGATCCGGGCACACACTTATAAAGTTTTCCACAAGAGGGATCATAGAAAAGTATTTGGGGACGTTAAAACATGGTTGAGATCAGAGATTCCCATGATGGGCTGCACTCCATGCATTCCCACTGTAGGTATTGGGAGAACTCATTTTGAAGCTTCGTCCTTGATGCTGAAGGCAATGGCATATGGGGACCTTAACCAACAATCAGAACTAGAAAATGACATAACTGAATTTCTTAACAGTTCAAACACAGGTGCTCTGGGTATTGGTGGCTCTGTAACTGCTCTTGGATCCTTCATCAATGTAGGGCCTCAAAGGGCCAGTGGTGTCAGAATCCTTTGCACCAGACCATGCTGTTGTGTTGAACCCCGAAGATCATCTGTTTACATATCTTCCGAATCTCTGGATGGATTTTAG
- a CDS encoding citryl-CoA lyase encodes MATERETMEKILGFDNVKWRTSITKVEPNRITTRGYSQEDLIGKISFPEMVYLLIKGDMPSEKESKMLEAILVSFCDHGVTPPSTQVARLMASAGSPLNSCVSGGILAFGKHHAGALELSMRLLQETICERFSDESFSDFTGEVPSSIKNRINTLAEVIVDKFTAKNQKIPGFGHRYHTEDPRARKLLELAEDYGFSGPHTQLALSIEEVLYETKGLRMNIDGANAGILSDMGFDWKLGTGMFVIGRLPAMVAHVHEEQTNESPFRKLFETNEIQYHGAEESENVILNKIVNKG; translated from the coding sequence ATGGCAACTGAAAGAGAAACCATGGAAAAAATTCTTGGATTTGACAACGTGAAATGGAGAACCTCCATAACCAAAGTTGAGCCAAACAGGATCACCACCAGAGGATATTCACAGGAAGACCTTATAGGAAAGATCTCATTTCCTGAAATGGTTTACCTTCTGATAAAGGGAGATATGCCCTCTGAGAAGGAGTCGAAGATGCTTGAAGCTATTCTTGTATCCTTCTGCGATCATGGAGTAACACCTCCAAGTACACAGGTTGCCAGGTTGATGGCCTCTGCAGGTTCTCCACTGAATTCATGTGTTTCAGGAGGAATTCTTGCCTTTGGAAAACATCATGCAGGAGCACTGGAACTTTCAATGAGGCTGCTCCAGGAAACTATCTGTGAAAGATTCTCAGATGAAAGTTTCTCAGATTTCACAGGTGAAGTACCTTCCAGTATTAAAAACAGGATCAACACACTTGCAGAGGTTATAGTTGATAAATTCACTGCAAAGAACCAGAAAATACCTGGATTTGGTCACAGGTATCACACCGAAGATCCCAGGGCAAGGAAACTTTTGGAACTTGCAGAGGATTATGGTTTCTCAGGTCCCCATACCCAACTTGCCCTTTCCATTGAAGAAGTGCTCTATGAAACTAAGGGGCTTCGTATGAACATCGATGGTGCAAATGCAGGGATACTTTCAGATATGGGCTTTGATTGGAAGCTTGGAACAGGTATGTTTGTAATTGGAAGGCTTCCAGCAATGGTGGCCCATGTTCATGAAGAGCAGACAAATGAATCTCCATTTAGAAAGCTTTTTGAGACAAATGAAATACAGTACCATGGTGCTGAGGAGAGTGAAAATGTAATATTGAATAAAATTGTAAATAAAGGCTAA
- the ahaH gene encoding ATP synthase archaeal subunit H translates to MTTISEAITTIKKAENDADSLIADAKQKSADLIEESHSKAEEAVEKAKKEAEEKSEAIIFEAETKAQKEAYKISNETDEKIEVTKKKATDMVDEAVTVIVKSVL, encoded by the coding sequence ATGACAACAATATCAGAAGCTATTACGACCATTAAAAAGGCGGAAAATGATGCTGATTCATTGATTGCAGATGCAAAACAAAAATCAGCAGATCTGATCGAAGAGTCTCATTCTAAAGCTGAAGAAGCCGTGGAAAAAGCTAAAAAAGAAGCTGAAGAAAAATCTGAAGCCATTATCTTTGAAGCTGAGACAAAAGCTCAGAAAGAAGCCTACAAAATATCAAACGAAACTGATGAAAAAATAGAAGTAACAAAGAAGAAGGCTACAGATATGGTGGATGAAGCCGTAACTGTGATAGTTAAAAGTGTTTTATAG
- a CDS encoding V-type ATP synthase subunit I translates to MFKPARMQKLKIITLDKYADSAVNSLHEEGIVQIHDISERIQTDAEWKQILKPSKVNPHTGKVSSLLMKTSGMVDFLESVEKREGGIKNTIMGFINPKTIEKREVEAISVDELVNKAESTIAEVESKTKALEENLSKLDSEKSKLEDASKVAEELKDFDVDLIDLKGSEYTAVITGKIEVSNLEKFKEESSAVTDEYLVFETDSVSKEKSKEVSKNIIIITLAQYGEELTGLLRKLEFDKFEVSGISGKPEEFIRNTDTRIQAIESEKQTIFNELAVVADEWKGDLLVLREQLEVEKERDEIFSSFGETKNTMMFEAWVPVKKMKKSLEILETSTEGHSVVEVSDPEENDEVPSKLDNPRFAKPYEMMVEMYSPTNYKEFDPTILMAIVFPFFFGYCLTDAGYGIIDALIGYILYRGLGKTNKAMHDMGLILVACGVWAFILGMVTNGFIGDLIPRFFMGSTSAALPTVIGSVNAFVHPENILYIALTIGILHINLGLLIGAYNNIKEKKIGEALGSQIDWIILELAIVLYVVTGSSIVGGVVAIIGVGLLVYYNGVMGIMDILSFLGTVLSYSRLLALCLSTGGIAMTVNILTQLSAQMIPYVGLILAPIIFIGGHLFNMSFQSLGAFIHSLRLHYVEFFSQFYEGGSPKFEAFKAERKFTKIRR, encoded by the coding sequence ATGTTCAAGCCGGCAAGAATGCAGAAGCTCAAGATAATAACTTTGGATAAGTACGCTGATTCTGCAGTTAATTCCCTTCACGAAGAGGGGATCGTACAGATCCATGATATCTCAGAGCGAATCCAAACCGACGCAGAATGGAAGCAGATACTCAAACCTTCAAAGGTAAATCCTCACACTGGAAAAGTCTCTTCTCTTCTCATGAAAACTTCTGGAATGGTTGATTTCCTTGAATCCGTTGAAAAACGTGAAGGTGGTATAAAAAATACCATCATGGGGTTCATCAATCCGAAGACAATTGAGAAACGAGAAGTGGAAGCCATAAGTGTGGATGAACTGGTTAACAAGGCAGAATCAACAATTGCAGAAGTTGAATCAAAGACCAAAGCCCTTGAGGAAAACTTGAGCAAACTGGACTCTGAAAAGAGCAAACTTGAAGATGCTTCCAAAGTTGCGGAAGAATTAAAAGATTTTGATGTTGATCTCATTGATTTAAAGGGATCCGAATATACTGCAGTTATAACTGGTAAAATAGAAGTTTCTAACCTTGAAAAATTCAAGGAAGAATCCAGTGCAGTTACAGATGAATACCTTGTTTTTGAAACTGATTCTGTTTCTAAAGAAAAGTCTAAAGAAGTTTCAAAGAATATTATTATCATAACATTAGCACAGTATGGTGAAGAGTTAACAGGACTCCTGAGAAAACTGGAATTTGATAAATTCGAGGTTTCAGGAATTTCTGGAAAACCAGAAGAGTTCATAAGAAACACTGATACAAGAATTCAGGCCATAGAAAGTGAAAAACAAACTATTTTCAACGAACTTGCTGTTGTTGCAGACGAATGGAAGGGAGACCTCCTCGTTTTAAGGGAACAGCTTGAAGTTGAAAAGGAAAGAGATGAAATATTCTCCTCATTTGGAGAAACCAAAAACACCATGATGTTCGAAGCCTGGGTTCCAGTGAAGAAGATGAAAAAATCTCTTGAAATCCTTGAAACATCCACTGAAGGACATTCAGTTGTTGAAGTTTCAGACCCTGAAGAGAACGATGAAGTTCCTTCCAAGCTTGATAATCCTCGTTTTGCAAAGCCATACGAGATGATGGTGGAGATGTACTCCCCTACAAATTACAAGGAATTTGATCCAACCATCTTAATGGCCATCGTGTTTCCATTCTTCTTTGGTTACTGTCTAACCGATGCAGGTTATGGTATAATTGATGCATTAATAGGATATATCCTTTACAGGGGACTTGGAAAGACCAACAAAGCCATGCATGACATGGGGCTCATACTCGTTGCATGTGGTGTGTGGGCATTCATCCTTGGAATGGTTACCAACGGTTTCATAGGAGATTTAATACCCAGATTCTTCATGGGAAGCACAAGTGCAGCACTTCCAACTGTTATAGGATCTGTAAACGCATTTGTACACCCTGAGAACATCCTCTACATAGCCCTGACCATAGGTATCCTTCACATAAACCTGGGTCTTTTGATAGGCGCCTACAACAACATAAAGGAAAAGAAAATTGGAGAAGCACTCGGTTCACAGATCGATTGGATCATACTTGAGTTAGCCATCGTTCTTTACGTTGTAACAGGATCAAGTATAGTTGGAGGAGTTGTGGCAATCATAGGTGTTGGATTACTTGTTTACTACAACGGTGTCATGGGAATTATGGATATACTGAGCTTCCTCGGTACAGTTCTATCATATTCCAGGCTTTTAGCACTCTGTCTTTCAACAGGTGGAATAGCTATGACCGTTAACATATTAACACAGTTATCAGCTCAGATGATACCCTACGTTGGTTTAATACTGGCACCAATAATATTCATTGGAGGACACCTGTTCAACATGTCTTTCCAGAGTCTTGGTGCATTTATACATTCATTACGTTTACATTATGTTGAATTTTTCAGTCAATTCTATGAGGGCGGAAGTCCAAAATTCGAGGCCTTCAAAGCTGAGAGAAAATTTACGAAAATTAGGAGGTAA
- a CDS encoding V-type ATP synthase subunit K (produces ATP from ADP in the presence of a proton gradient across the membrane; the K subunit is a nonenzymatic component which binds the dimeric form by interacting with the G and E subunits): protein MAVELTLGTALAAIGAGVAVGFAALGSGIGQGIASAGAVGAVAEDKGMFAQGIVFTAIPETQAIYGFLIAILILVFSGLMGGHTLDMLTGLVAIGSGAAVGFAGLGSGMGQGIASSASVGAVVEDRGMFAQGIVFSAIPETQAIYGFLIAILLLVFGGILGA, encoded by the coding sequence ATGGCAGTAGAATTAACATTAGGTACAGCATTAGCAGCAATAGGAGCAGGAGTCGCAGTAGGATTTGCGGCATTAGGATCAGGTATAGGACAAGGTATAGCATCAGCAGGTGCAGTAGGTGCAGTAGCTGAAGATAAAGGTATGTTTGCACAGGGTATCGTTTTCACAGCTATACCAGAGACACAAGCTATATACGGTTTCTTAATAGCTATACTAATTCTGGTGTTCTCAGGACTCATGGGGGGACACACACTTGACATGCTCACAGGACTTGTAGCAATAGGTTCAGGTGCAGCAGTAGGATTTGCAGGTTTAGGATCCGGTATGGGTCAGGGTATAGCTTCATCAGCATCCGTTGGTGCAGTTGTTGAAGACAGAGGTATGTTTGCACAGGGTATCGTTTTCAGTGCTATACCAGAGACACAGGCTATATACGGTTTCCTTATAGCTATACTGTTACTTGTGTTCGGCGGAATTCTCGGAGCATAA
- a CDS encoding V-type proton ATPase subunit E has product MSSGAEKIVSNIISDAQSKADIIIQKAQEETKTILEEGDKKAQFEGEKILESAEKQAQMKYQQLISEAKMNSRRKELEAREELIEESFAKAGAELERIASTSSEEYVESLKNVVSEAATEIGGGELVVLLKEEDISKIKDEIKDIEKDITDKTGQKTTFEIGETIKTIGGVVVKTKSGEIEVNNTIEARMLRFKKALRSEVAKVLFK; this is encoded by the coding sequence ATGAGCTCAGGGGCAGAAAAAATAGTATCAAACATCATATCAGATGCTCAAAGTAAAGCGGATATCATCATCCAGAAGGCCCAGGAGGAAACCAAAACAATCCTAGAAGAAGGGGATAAAAAAGCCCAATTTGAAGGCGAAAAAATCCTTGAAAGTGCTGAAAAACAGGCACAGATGAAGTATCAACAGTTGATCTCTGAAGCTAAGATGAACTCCCGTAGGAAGGAACTCGAAGCAAGGGAAGAACTTATTGAGGAATCATTTGCTAAAGCCGGAGCAGAACTTGAAAGGATCGCTTCAACTTCTTCAGAAGAGTATGTGGAATCACTTAAAAACGTTGTAAGTGAAGCTGCAACTGAGATTGGTGGTGGAGAACTGGTCGTACTTCTTAAGGAAGAGGATATCTCCAAGATAAAAGATGAAATAAAAGATATTGAGAAAGATATTACAGATAAAACAGGCCAGAAAACAACCTTTGAAATTGGAGAAACCATAAAAACCATTGGTGGAGTAGTTGTGAAAACCAAAAGTGGAGAGATTGAGGTGAACAACACAATCGAAGCAAGGATGCTCAGATTCAAAAAAGCTCTAAGATCCGAGGTTGCAAAGGTGCTGTTCAAGTAA
- a CDS encoding V-type ATP synthase subunit C, with the protein MAEDIAALIGSMGFSSPEAVIGLLFLVLAVIGAVIVVVSIRPVLEFYPYTSPNARVMARRGRLFDEKQLSEIVEADTVDEVKNYLRGVPEYAEYVEKYPLEKALDSQLAETHDLLARIAPDDVKETFEILLSRWDISNLKSILIAKEAGLTREETENLLIPFGELKDTSDKLLDAKNIEEVVNALEGTEYAQVLEDAMPEYQKMGMLLPLEAALDKNYLDKLVRSVANPADDNSKLLQSYIGTLVDTTNLKIILRAKVDGLKYDEVQSYMISNGYQIREWKLKELMESEDVEGVLSSLEGTKYAPILSESMPDYTGTGSIAPFEAALDETVRKTANTISKKKPIGIGPIIGFLSRKETEVRNLKIIARGKVEDGVSTSMIKEMLV; encoded by the coding sequence ATGGCAGAAGATATTGCAGCATTAATAGGCTCAATGGGATTTTCCTCTCCCGAAGCAGTTATAGGACTTTTATTTCTGGTCTTGGCAGTTATTGGAGCAGTGATTGTTGTTGTAAGCATCAGACCCGTTCTGGAGTTTTACCCATACACGTCACCCAATGCACGTGTAATGGCAAGAAGAGGAAGGCTGTTTGATGAAAAACAGCTTTCAGAAATAGTTGAAGCAGACACAGTGGACGAAGTTAAGAACTACCTCAGGGGAGTTCCAGAGTACGCAGAATACGTGGAGAAATACCCCCTTGAGAAGGCACTCGACAGCCAGCTTGCAGAAACTCATGATCTTCTTGCAAGGATAGCACCAGATGATGTAAAGGAAACCTTCGAGATCCTTTTATCAAGATGGGATATAAGCAACTTAAAGAGCATACTAATTGCAAAAGAAGCTGGTTTAACAAGGGAAGAAACAGAAAATCTTTTAATACCATTTGGAGAGTTAAAAGATACATCTGACAAACTTTTAGATGCAAAGAACATTGAGGAAGTTGTCAACGCCCTTGAAGGTACAGAGTACGCACAGGTCCTTGAGGATGCTATGCCAGAGTACCAGAAAATGGGCATGCTCTTACCTTTAGAAGCGGCACTTGACAAGAACTACCTTGACAAACTGGTTAGATCCGTTGCAAACCCTGCAGATGACAACAGCAAGTTACTGCAGAGTTACATAGGAACCCTTGTGGACACAACCAACCTGAAGATCATACTCAGGGCAAAGGTTGACGGACTCAAATACGATGAAGTCCAGTCTTACATGATATCCAATGGATACCAGATACGTGAGTGGAAGTTAAAAGAACTCATGGAATCTGAGGATGTTGAAGGGGTGTTAAGCAGTCTTGAAGGAACGAAGTATGCACCAATACTTTCAGAGTCCATGCCTGATTACACAGGCACAGGTTCAATAGCTCCATTCGAGGCAGCTCTGGATGAAACTGTAAGAAAAACTGCAAACACCATATCCAAGAAAAAACCAATAGGCATAGGTCCAATAATAGGATTCCTCAGCAGGAAAGAAACTGAGGTAAGGAACCTGAAGATCATAGCCCGTGGTAAGGTAGAGGATGGAGTTTCAACTTCCATGATCAAGGAGATGTTAGTATGA
- a CDS encoding V-type ATP synthase subunit F, with the protein MSSQVAVMADADTVTGFRLGGIKAGYPVSNMEEADKTLKELVKQDFSIIIITEKIGDGIRETIDKFTKTSALPMIIEVPDKSGSIRKESDPMRELIKRVIGVEMVK; encoded by the coding sequence ATGAGTTCGCAGGTAGCAGTTATGGCTGACGCGGATACTGTCACAGGATTCCGCCTTGGAGGAATTAAGGCAGGATATCCAGTTTCAAACATGGAAGAAGCAGATAAAACCCTTAAAGAACTTGTTAAACAGGATTTTTCTATTATAATAATAACAGAAAAGATCGGAGACGGAATAAGGGAAACAATCGATAAATTCACAAAAACAAGTGCATTACCTATGATAATTGAAGTACCCGATAAGTCAGGCTCAATTAGGAAGGAATCAGACCCTATGAGAGAGCTTATAAAGAGAGTAATTGGGGTTGAGATGGTAAAATGA
- a CDS encoding ATP synthase subunit A, whose protein sequence is MITGNIIKIAGPVIVADGMKGTQMYEMVKVGNDKLIGEIIELEGDTATIQVYEETAGMKPGEPIESTGGPLSVELGPGILGSIFDGIQRPLEKIKVLTGDYIQRGVDVPSLPKDKKWTFKPIVKPGTEVKGGDVLGEVQETSAIVQKIMVPPKVEGTLKTIVSEGDYTVEEDIAEVETSKGVVKVQMLQKWPVRVGRPYKQKLDPDVPLVTGQRAQDTFFPVAKGGTSAMPGPFGSGKTVTQQQLAKWADADIIVYVGCGERGNEMTEVLKEFPELEDPKTGKPLMDRTVLIANTSNMPVAAREACVYTGITIAEYFRDMGYDVALMADSTSRWAEAMREISGRLEEMPGEEGYPAYLASRLAQFYERAGRVTTVGTESKVSSVTVVGAVSPPGGDLSEPVTQNTLRISKVFWALDASLADKRHFPSIDWLQSYSLYVESVQDWWKENTGVDWRDTRDEAMALLQKESELQEIVQLVGPDALPDRERITLETTRMIREDFLQQNAFHEIDTYCAPQKQYEMLKTIIMFQKNATAALERGAAASDVVALTVKEDIGKMKYLPEAEFEAKVKEIQDEIIKQCSEV, encoded by the coding sequence ATGATTACAGGAAATATAATAAAAATAGCAGGTCCCGTTATTGTTGCAGACGGCATGAAGGGAACCCAGATGTACGAAATGGTCAAAGTCGGTAACGACAAGCTCATTGGAGAGATAATCGAACTCGAAGGTGACACAGCAACCATACAGGTTTACGAGGAAACAGCAGGTATGAAACCTGGCGAACCAATCGAAAGTACAGGAGGACCATTATCCGTGGAGTTAGGTCCAGGCATACTAGGATCAATATTCGATGGAATTCAGAGGCCTCTTGAAAAGATCAAAGTTCTAACAGGAGATTACATCCAGAGGGGTGTTGATGTTCCATCCTTACCAAAGGATAAAAAATGGACCTTCAAACCAATAGTAAAACCTGGAACAGAAGTTAAAGGTGGAGACGTTCTTGGAGAAGTCCAGGAAACATCTGCAATCGTTCAGAAAATAATGGTACCACCAAAAGTGGAAGGAACATTAAAAACAATAGTTTCTGAAGGAGATTACACTGTAGAGGAAGACATTGCAGAAGTGGAAACATCTAAAGGTGTTGTAAAAGTTCAGATGTTACAGAAATGGCCTGTCAGGGTTGGAAGACCATACAAACAGAAATTAGACCCTGATGTACCACTCGTAACAGGACAAAGGGCACAGGATACTTTCTTCCCAGTTGCTAAAGGTGGAACATCTGCTATGCCAGGTCCATTCGGATCCGGTAAAACAGTTACACAGCAGCAGCTTGCAAAATGGGCTGACGCAGACATAATCGTCTACGTTGGATGTGGAGAACGTGGTAACGAGATGACAGAGGTTCTTAAAGAGTTCCCAGAACTTGAAGACCCAAAAACTGGAAAACCACTCATGGACAGAACAGTACTCATCGCAAACACTTCGAACATGCCCGTGGCAGCAAGGGAAGCCTGTGTTTACACAGGTATAACCATAGCAGAATACTTCCGTGATATGGGCTACGACGTAGCTTTAATGGCAGATTCAACATCCCGATGGGCTGAAGCTATGAGGGAGATCTCAGGAAGGCTTGAAGAGATGCCTGGTGAAGAAGGATACCCAGCATACCTTGCATCAAGACTTGCACAGTTCTACGAACGTGCTGGTAGAGTTACAACAGTTGGTACCGAATCCAAAGTTTCATCAGTAACAGTTGTTGGAGCAGTATCACCTCCTGGTGGTGACCTTTCAGAACCCGTTACACAGAACACCCTGCGTATATCCAAAGTGTTCTGGGCACTGGATGCATCACTCGCAGACAAACGTCACTTCCCATCAATAGACTGGTTACAGAGCTACTCCTTATACGTTGAAAGCGTACAGGACTGGTGGAAAGAAAACACAGGTGTGGACTGGAGGGACACAAGGGATGAAGCAATGGCCCTTCTCCAGAAGGAATCCGAACTCCAGGAAATTGTTCAGCTCGTTGGTCCAGACGCACTGCCTGACCGTGAAAGAATAACCCTCGAAACAACAAGGATGATAAGGGAAGATTTCCTTCAGCAGAACGCTTTCCACGAGATAGACACCTACTGTGCACCTCAGAAACAGTATGAAATGCTCAAAACAATCATCATGTTCCAGAAAAACGCAACTGCAGCACTTGAAAGGGGAGCCGCAGCATCTGACGTAGTCGCTCTTACTGTAAAGGAAGACATAGGAAAGATGAAGTATTTACCTGAAGCAGAATTTGAGGCAAAGGTCAAAGAGATTCAGGACGAAATAATCAAACAATGCAGTGAGGTATGA
- a CDS encoding ATP synthase subunit B → MKIDIKTREYTTVSEVSGPLMIVEGVEGVAYNEIVEIETPAGENRRGQVLEVKDDLAVVQVFEGTSDLNTATTKVRFTGETAKLGVSPDMLGRIFNGTGKPIDGGPEIIPEEELDINGNPMNPSAREFPAEFIETGISTIDGMNTLVRGQKLPIFSGSGLPHNELAAQIARQAKVIGEGSEFAVIFAAMGITHEEANYFMRDFERTGALERVTVFMNLADDPAIERIITPKMALTTAEYFAFEKNMHVLVILTDLTNYCEALREISAARDEVPGRRGYPGYMYTDLATMYERAGRILGKEGSITQMPILVMPQDDITHPIPDLTGYITEGQIVLSRDLHRKGIYPPVDVLPSLSRLMSGGIGEGQTREDHSGVSDQLYSAYAEGRELRDLMAVVGEEALTERDRKFLKFADEFEKQFITQTRDEDRSIEETLTLGWELLALLPKAELKRVREEHIPKYHPEYK, encoded by the coding sequence ATGAAGATAGATATCAAAACAAGGGAGTACACAACAGTTTCAGAAGTTTCCGGTCCTTTAATGATTGTTGAAGGCGTTGAAGGCGTTGCCTACAACGAAATCGTTGAGATCGAAACACCTGCCGGGGAAAACAGACGTGGACAGGTTCTTGAGGTTAAAGATGACCTGGCTGTTGTGCAGGTCTTCGAGGGAACAAGCGACCTCAACACAGCAACCACCAAGGTCAGATTCACAGGAGAAACAGCAAAACTCGGTGTTTCACCAGACATGCTAGGAAGAATATTCAACGGTACAGGAAAACCAATAGACGGCGGTCCCGAGATCATTCCTGAAGAGGAACTGGATATCAACGGTAACCCTATGAACCCATCAGCAAGGGAATTCCCAGCAGAGTTCATAGAAACCGGTATATCAACAATAGACGGTATGAACACACTTGTACGTGGTCAGAAACTGCCTATTTTCTCAGGTTCCGGTCTTCCACATAACGAGCTTGCAGCACAGATAGCAAGGCAGGCTAAGGTTATAGGTGAAGGATCAGAGTTTGCAGTTATATTTGCAGCTATGGGTATCACCCACGAAGAAGCAAACTACTTCATGAGGGATTTCGAGAGAACAGGAGCTCTTGAGAGGGTTACAGTTTTCATGAACCTTGCAGACGACCCTGCAATTGAAAGGATCATCACACCTAAGATGGCACTGACCACAGCTGAATACTTCGCATTTGAGAAAAACATGCACGTGCTGGTTATACTCACTGACCTTACCAACTACTGTGAGGCATTAAGGGAGATATCAGCAGCAAGGGACGAAGTTCCAGGAAGACGTGGATACCCTGGTTACATGTACACCGACCTTGCAACCATGTACGAACGTGCAGGAAGAATATTAGGTAAAGAGGGTTCAATCACCCAGATGCCTATACTCGTTATGCCACAGGACGACATAACCCACCCAATTCCTGACTTAACCGGTTACATCACAGAGGGACAGATAGTTCTAAGCCGTGACCTTCACAGGAAAGGTATATACCCACCAGTAGATGTTTTACCATCCCTTTCCAGGCTCATGAGTGGTGGAATAGGTGAAGGACAGACACGTGAAGACCACAGTGGTGTTTCAGACCAGCTTTACTCAGCATATGCTGAAGGTCGTGAACTACGTGATTTAATGGCTGTTGTCGGTGAAGAAGCGCTTACAGAGCGTGACAGGAAGTTCCTGAAGTTTGCAGATGAATTTGAGAAACAATTCATAACCCAGACCAGGGACGAAGACAGGTCCATTGAAGAAACACTGACACTTGGTTGGGAGCTTCTGGCACTTCTGCCAAAAGCAGAGCTCAAACGTGTACGTGAAGAACACATTCCAAAATACCACCCAGAATACAAATAA
- a CDS encoding V-type ATP synthase subunit D — protein MAQEMIEGINPTRMELLKLKDREKLAVKGHSLLKEKRNALIMEFFNILERVQGSRDMVEEQLKEAYADLAKAQITMGDLAVRKASMAVKESVEVDIDSRSIMGVVVPVIESTSTETRTMANRGYGFVDTSVKLDEAAKKFEESIKLIIELGEIEKTIILLAEEIESTKRRVNALEHIIIPRVENTVKYIEMRLEEMERESFVRLKMIKKTMEME, from the coding sequence ATGGCACAAGAAATGATAGAAGGAATCAATCCAACAAGGATGGAACTTCTAAAACTAAAGGATAGGGAAAAACTGGCAGTAAAAGGTCATAGTCTCCTCAAAGAGAAGAGGAACGCCCTTATCATGGAGTTCTTCAACATACTTGAACGTGTTCAGGGTTCAAGGGACATGGTTGAGGAACAGTTGAAGGAAGCCTACGCTGATCTGGCCAAGGCCCAGATCACAATGGGAGATCTCGCTGTCCGTAAAGCTTCAATGGCTGTTAAAGAGTCTGTTGAAGTTGACATTGACTCTCGAAGTATAATGGGTGTTGTTGTACCTGTAATTGAATCAACAAGCACAGAAACACGTACCATGGCTAACAGGGGATATGGCTTCGTGGACACCTCTGTAAAACTGGATGAAGCAGCCAAAAAATTCGAAGAATCCATCAAACTCATAATAGAACTTGGAGAAATAGAAAAAACTATTATACTTCTTGCAGAGGAGATCGAATCAACGAAAAGACGTGTTAATGCCCTTGAACACATAATCATTCCGAGGGTTGAGAACACAGTCAAGTACATTGAGATGAGACTCGAGGAGATGGAGAGGGAAAGCTTCGTAAGGCTGAAGATGATCAAAAAAACCATGGAGATGGAGTAA